A window of Rhododendron vialii isolate Sample 1 chromosome 13a, ASM3025357v1 contains these coding sequences:
- the LOC131315240 gene encoding protein ALP1-like, with the protein MKPLLAFFRMPRLNIKQIRRREEQKAVMALHAFITNAMAMFRLYLFIMSTSRQQPSRPKLSPNPNFYQTHVNNINRLVRGNDIDCHDQLKVNRHTFLRLCCLVRGVGLRDSRNVCLEERVAIFLWVLGHHTKQRCTKYDFWRSIETVSRHFNDVLLAVLRLYNMLLVTPEPVPPNYEDSRWSWFQNCLGALDGTYMPVNPPTADRARYRSRKGEIATNVLGVCTRDLKFVYVLSGWEGSATDSRILQNAIERPEGLIVPLGHYYLVDAGYTNGNGFLAPYRGQRYHINIWRQGHMPVSKEEYFNMKHSAARNVIERSFGVLKMRFAILRSASYYPIRTQTRIVTACCLLHNLIKREMPNDPIEQEYSAWERDHVNDVPDDDHIGNVDSSNEWTAGRDALAAAMYNHWLANGGGQNPNMLYNH; encoded by the exons ATGAAACCCTTGTTAGCATTTTTTAGGATGCCAAGATTAAACATAAAACAAATCaggagaagagaagagcaaAAGGCAGTCATGGCATTACATGCCTTTATTACTAATGCAATGGCTATGTTTCGCCTCTACCTCTTTATCATGTCAACGTCGCGCCAGCAACCTTCTCGTCCCAAGTTGTCTCCGAATCCAAACTTTTACCAGACCCACGTAAATAATATCAACAGACTTGTAAGGGGTAATGACATCGACTGCCACGACCAGTTGAAGGTGAATAGGCATACTTTTTTAAGATTGTGCTGTTTAGTCCGAGGTGTTGGGTTACGGGACTCACGCAACGTATGTCTGGAGGAGAGGGTAGCAATATTCTTGTGGGTCCTCGGTCACCATACAAAGCAGAGGTGTACGAAATATGACTTTTGGAGATCTATCGAGACAGTAAGTAGGCATTTCAATGATGTACTCCTAGCTGTCTTGCGCCTTTACAACATGCTCCTGGTAACGCCTGAGCCTGTACCTCCTAACTACGAAGATAGTAGATGGAGTTGGTTTCAG AATTGTCTTGGGGCATTGGATGGAACTTACATGCCAGTTAATCCCCCAACTGCTGATAGGGCACGATATAGGTCAAGGAAGGGTGAGATTGCTACAAATGTTTTAGGTGTTTGTACGAGAGACCTTAAATTTGTCTATGTCTTGTCTGGTTGGGAAGGGTCGGCCACTGACTCTAGAATCCTTCAGAATGCCATTGAAAGACCCGAGGGTCTCATAGTTCCCCTTG GACATTATTACCTTGTCGATGCTGGTTACACAAATGGGAATGGTTTTCTAGCACCATACCGTGGCCAACGGTATCACATTAACATTTGGAGGCAAGGTCATATGCCAGTGAGCAAAGAAGAGTACTTCAACATGAAGCACTCCGCTGCTAGGAATGTCATTGAGAGAAGCTTTGGGGTTCTTAAGATGCggtttgcaattttgagatCAGCCTCCTATTACCCCATAAGGACTCAAACCCGTATTGTGACGGCATGTTGTCTTCTTCATAACCTAATTAAGAGAGAGATGCCTAATGATCCCATTGAACAAGAATACTCTGCGTGGGAACGAGATCACGTCAACGATGTCCCTGATGATGATCACATTGGTAATGTAGATTCTTCGAATGAATGGACTGCGGGGAGGGATGCGCTGGCTGCGGCCATGTATAACCATTGGTTAGCCAATGGTGGGggacaaaacccaaatatgTTGTATAACCATTAG
- the LOC131315241 gene encoding uncharacterized protein LOC131315241 produces MDNEVEEVEAPIKGKRRNWRNKKEDALIKCIVNELVGDKWRADNGFKCGFFNHVEKELEKFLPRTDLKANPHIDSKVKYWKVTWAKIVDVTSLSGFGWDDVNKRIVVEKDIWDNYEKAYPQKAKNIYGKTFSYFDDWQFIFGKDRATGVGAETPATMGHANNVNQTLPTFNGCYIPQFSEEYGLFQNDTTLSPATPTTPTTPTTPIPPTFTPHSSLPTSTPQTSMPQPNAGGTKRKRTRMGDEELSMLASMQNWMTLSTGYMEKMVNSFGYDKELSARRTQVPDELSKLDITLMEKFKLSAVICQEEQRVDNFYDIKPEERQAYVEAILSGIIYGPIS; encoded by the exons ATGGACAATGAAGTCGAAGAAGTGGAAGCACCTATAAAGGGAAAACGTAGGAATTGGAGGAATAAGAAGGAAGATGCACTAATCAAGTGCATTGTGAATGAGTTGGTGGGGGACAAGTGGAGAGCCGATAATGGCTTCAAATGTGGTTTCTTCAACCACGTGGAGAAAGAGTTGGAGAAGTTCCTACCGAGGACCGATCTTAAGGCTAACCCCCACATTGACTCGAAGGTGAAGTATTGGAAAGTAACGTGGGCAAAAATTGTTGACGTTACTAGCCTTAGCGGCTTCGGGTGGGATGATGTGAACAAACGCATCGTAGTGGAGAAAGACATATGGGACAACTATGAAAAG GCCTATCCTCAAAAGGCAAAGAACATCTATGGGAAGACCTTTTCGTACTTTGATGATTGGCAATTCATATTTGGAAAGGATAGAGCTACGGGGGTGGGAGCGGAGACTCCGGCTACAATGGGGCACGCAAATAATGTGAACCAAACTCTCCCAACTTTCAATGGTTGTTATATTCCTCAATTTAGTGAAGAGTATGGTTTATTCCAAAATGATACGACATTGTCTCCCGCAACTCCGACAACTCCCACAACTCCCACCACTCCCATACCTCCAACATTCACACCTCATAGCTCACTCCCCACGTCCACTCCTCAAACCTCAATGCCGCAACCCAATGCCGGAGGAACAAAGAGGAAGAGGACAAGAATGGGCGATGAGGAGTTGTCAATGCTTGCAAGCATGCAGAATTGGATGACCTTGAGCACGGGCTATATGGAGAAGATGGTCAATTCCTTCGGCTATGACAAAGAGCTATCCGCACGACGCACTCAAGTGCCAGACGAGCTGTCAAAGCTCGATATTACCTTGATGGAGAAGTTCAAGTTAAGTGCGGTGATTTGCCAAGAGGAGCAAAGGGTAGATAACTTTTACGACATCAAGCCCGAGGAGAGACAAGCATATGTGGAGGCCATCCTTAGTGGCATCATTTATGGTCCTATTTCGTAG